One window of Sphingobium sp. HWE2-09 genomic DNA carries:
- a CDS encoding efflux RND transporter permease subunit — protein MLSRFFIERPIFAWVIAIGIMLGGLGAITTLPIAQYPDIAPPGVGISATYPGASAETVETSVTQILEQQLTGIDGLMYFSSSSSATGRASITVTFQKGTDPDTAQVQVQNRVQQALSRLPNAVQQQGLSVSKQQSDFLMLVGLYDETDTATQADIADYLVNNFQDPIARIDGIGATQIFGSQYAMRVWLDPYKLAAVKLMPSDVQSAISAQNVEVSAGQIGADPAPAGQQINATVTARARLETPDQFRNIIVKTQSDGSVVRLSDVARIELGNESYTTAARLNGHPASGVALQLAPGADALKTAELVKAKVAELSANLPHGYKVVYPRDTTPFIKLSVEEVIQTLLEAVGLVVVVMFVFLQSWRATLIPAIAVPVVLLGTFGILALFGYSINTLTLFGMVLSIGLLVDDAIVVVENVERIMEEEGLSPREATIKSMGEIGSALVGIALVLSAVLLPMAFFGGSTGVIYRQFSITIVSSMLLSVVVALILSPALCATILKSASEEHRDKGWAGKFNRWFERLTGGYVRRTEQMLGRRKLFWGLYAVVIAVLVVVFVRLPTSFLPVEDQGQVMVQVTLPAGAKSGRTAAVIDQVQNYFLNDEKDNVSYAFIMTGFSFQGQGENVGQGFVNLAPWADRKGSANTASSIADRATQKLAAIRDARVMGMTPPAIRGLGQSNGFTFELLNNGSLSRERFLALRNQLIDAASKDPLLAGVRAASLEDTPQLKVDIDNEKLAVLGLTQNDVDNVLSSAWGSTYINDFVDRGRVKRVYMQADAPYRALPTDIDNWMVRSSSTGEMVPFSAFATTHWTMGPSTVARFNGLSSFEIQGEAGAGASSGDAMDRMVELQKQLPSGTSYAWSGLSYQEQLSGGQAPLLYGLSVLVVFLCLAALYESWSIPLAVLLVIPLGLIGAVLAVWARGLENNIFFQVGLLTTMGLAAKNAILIVEFAELAYKQGKDPRTAALEAARLRFRPILMTSLAFIAGVIPLAIATGAGAQSRVAIGTAVIGGMTTATVLAIFYVPLFFLTIAGLFSGKAKATEAKAPPPAPDAGVPA, from the coding sequence TTGCTCAGTCGCTTTTTCATCGAACGGCCGATCTTCGCGTGGGTCATCGCCATCGGCATCATGCTGGGCGGCCTGGGCGCGATCACGACGCTGCCCATCGCCCAATATCCGGACATCGCGCCGCCCGGCGTCGGCATCAGCGCCACCTACCCCGGCGCATCGGCCGAAACCGTCGAAACCAGCGTCACCCAGATTCTGGAGCAGCAGCTGACCGGCATTGACGGCCTGATGTATTTCTCTTCCTCGTCCTCCGCCACGGGACGGGCGTCGATCACCGTCACCTTCCAGAAGGGCACCGATCCCGACACGGCGCAGGTCCAGGTGCAGAACCGGGTGCAGCAGGCGCTCAGCCGTCTGCCCAATGCGGTGCAGCAACAGGGACTGTCGGTCAGCAAGCAGCAGAGCGACTTCCTGATGCTCGTGGGCCTCTACGACGAAACCGACACGGCGACGCAGGCGGACATAGCCGACTATCTCGTCAATAATTTCCAGGATCCCATCGCCCGTATCGACGGCATCGGCGCCACCCAGATTTTCGGATCGCAATATGCTATGCGGGTCTGGCTTGACCCATACAAGCTGGCAGCCGTCAAGCTGATGCCGTCGGACGTGCAAAGCGCGATTTCGGCGCAGAATGTCGAAGTATCGGCCGGGCAGATCGGTGCCGATCCGGCTCCTGCGGGACAACAGATCAACGCGACCGTAACCGCGCGGGCGCGTCTGGAAACGCCCGATCAGTTCCGCAACATCATCGTCAAGACACAAAGCGACGGGTCCGTCGTGCGCTTGTCGGACGTGGCGCGGATCGAGCTGGGCAATGAAAGCTATACCACGGCGGCGCGGCTGAACGGGCATCCGGCGTCCGGCGTGGCGCTGCAACTGGCGCCGGGCGCCGACGCGCTCAAGACCGCGGAACTGGTCAAGGCTAAGGTGGCCGAACTGTCCGCCAACCTCCCGCATGGCTATAAAGTCGTCTATCCCCGCGACACCACGCCCTTCATCAAATTGTCGGTGGAAGAGGTCATCCAGACGCTGCTCGAAGCGGTCGGTCTGGTGGTCGTCGTCATGTTCGTCTTCCTCCAGAGCTGGCGCGCAACGCTGATCCCGGCCATCGCCGTGCCGGTCGTGTTGCTCGGCACCTTCGGCATTCTCGCCCTGTTTGGCTATTCCATCAACACGTTGACGCTGTTTGGCATGGTACTGTCGATCGGCCTGCTGGTCGATGACGCGATCGTCGTGGTCGAAAATGTCGAACGCATCATGGAGGAAGAAGGATTGTCGCCGCGCGAGGCGACGATCAAGTCGATGGGGGAAATCGGCAGCGCCCTGGTCGGCATCGCCCTTGTCCTGTCCGCCGTGTTGCTGCCCATGGCCTTCTTCGGCGGATCGACCGGCGTCATTTATCGGCAATTTTCGATCACCATCGTGTCTTCGATGCTGCTGTCGGTGGTCGTCGCACTCATTCTGTCGCCCGCCCTGTGCGCCACTATCCTCAAGTCGGCGAGCGAGGAGCATCGTGACAAGGGCTGGGCCGGCAAGTTCAATCGCTGGTTCGAGCGGCTGACGGGCGGCTATGTTCGTCGCACCGAACAGATGCTGGGTCGGCGCAAGCTGTTCTGGGGCTTATATGCCGTCGTCATCGCGGTCCTGGTTGTCGTATTCGTCCGCCTGCCTACCAGTTTCCTGCCGGTCGAGGATCAGGGACAGGTGATGGTGCAGGTCACCCTGCCCGCAGGCGCGAAATCCGGCCGCACGGCCGCCGTCATCGATCAGGTGCAGAATTATTTCCTGAACGATGAAAAGGATAATGTGTCCTACGCCTTCATCATGACGGGTTTCAGTTTTCAGGGTCAGGGCGAAAATGTCGGTCAGGGCTTCGTCAATCTCGCCCCGTGGGCGGATCGCAAGGGATCGGCGAATACAGCCTCTTCGATCGCGGATCGCGCGACCCAGAAACTGGCCGCCATCCGCGACGCCAGGGTGATGGGGATGACCCCGCCCGCCATTCGCGGCCTTGGCCAGTCGAACGGCTTCACGTTTGAATTGCTCAACAATGGCAGCCTCAGCCGCGAACGCTTCCTCGCCTTGCGCAATCAGCTGATTGACGCGGCGTCCAAGGATCCGCTGCTGGCTGGCGTGCGGGCCGCGTCGCTGGAGGACACGCCGCAGTTGAAGGTCGATATCGACAACGAGAAGCTGGCCGTGCTCGGCCTTACCCAAAACGACGTCGACAATGTTCTCAGTTCCGCATGGGGCAGCACCTATATCAACGATTTCGTCGATCGCGGCCGGGTCAAGCGCGTCTATATGCAGGCGGATGCACCTTATCGCGCCTTGCCCACAGACATCGACAACTGGATGGTCCGATCAAGCAGTACCGGCGAGATGGTGCCCTTTTCCGCCTTTGCGACCACCCATTGGACGATGGGGCCAAGCACGGTGGCGCGCTTCAACGGCCTGTCTTCGTTCGAAATCCAGGGCGAAGCAGGCGCTGGCGCCAGTTCGGGTGACGCGATGGATCGCATGGTCGAACTGCAGAAGCAATTGCCGTCGGGCACCAGCTACGCCTGGAGCGGCCTGTCCTATCAGGAGCAGCTTTCGGGCGGTCAGGCTCCCCTGCTCTACGGCCTGTCGGTCCTGGTCGTGTTCCTGTGCCTTGCCGCGCTATATGAAAGCTGGTCGATTCCTCTGGCGGTGCTGCTGGTCATTCCGCTCGGCCTGATCGGGGCCGTGCTGGCGGTATGGGCGCGTGGGCTGGAGAATAATATCTTCTTCCAGGTTGGGTTGCTGACCACCATGGGCTTGGCCGCCAAGAACGCCATTCTGATCGTGGAATTTGCCGAACTCGCCTATAAACAGGGCAAAGATCCCCGGACCGCCGCGCTCGAAGCCGCCCGACTGCGCTTCCGCCCCATCCTGATGACCAGCCTGGCCTTCATTGCTGGCGTTATTCCCCTGGCGATCGCGACCGGCGCCGGCGCACAGAGCCGGGTCGCGATCGGCACGGCGGTGATCGGCGGCATGACGACGGCCACGGTGCTGGCGATCTTCTATGTGCCGCTGTTCTTCCTGACCATCGCTGGGCTGTTCAGTGGCAAGGCTAAAGCCACGGAGGCAAAGGCACCACCCCCTGCCCCTGACGCGGGAGTTCCGGCATGA
- a CDS encoding efflux RND transporter periplasmic adaptor subunit produces MPIAVTVRSLTVAPIALCMALTACGQQKPPKRGPVEVGVVTLTAQNATVSSELPGRTVSTMMSEVRPQVAGLIKKRLFTEGSLVSAGQPLYQIDPRLYRASRDEAQASLASAQATAVAAQAKAQRYRTLGDTEAVSAQDRDDVIATARQASAAVQQARATLQTSNVNLEFTLVRAPISGRIGRTLFTPGALVTASQTDPLTTIQQLDPIYVDVTQSSSQIMALRRSLAAGKTLAASAVIRLKLDDGTDYPQEGRIEFAEPIVDVNSGTVTLRARFPNPDGLLMPGMFVRVVAPQSVVPGAILAPQQGINRDPKGNATVLIVNKANKVERRTVTAAQAIGDKWLITAGLKTGDRLIVEGTDKVKPNDVVKPVAVKTAK; encoded by the coding sequence ATGCCTATTGCCGTTACCGTGCGCAGCCTGACGGTTGCACCCATCGCTCTTTGTATGGCGTTGACTGCCTGCGGTCAGCAAAAGCCGCCCAAAAGAGGACCGGTAGAGGTTGGCGTGGTTACCCTCACGGCCCAGAACGCCACCGTTTCGAGCGAATTGCCTGGCCGGACGGTATCGACCATGATGTCGGAAGTCCGGCCCCAGGTGGCGGGCCTCATCAAGAAGCGCCTGTTCACCGAAGGATCGTTGGTCAGCGCCGGTCAACCGCTCTACCAGATCGATCCTCGCCTGTATCGCGCGTCGCGGGACGAAGCGCAGGCCAGCCTCGCAAGTGCGCAGGCGACCGCCGTCGCGGCGCAGGCGAAGGCGCAGCGCTATCGCACTCTTGGCGATACCGAAGCCGTCAGCGCGCAGGATCGCGACGATGTGATCGCCACCGCGCGGCAGGCCAGCGCAGCGGTGCAGCAGGCTCGCGCTACCCTGCAGACCAGCAACGTCAACCTGGAATTCACGCTGGTGCGTGCGCCGATCAGCGGCCGGATCGGCCGTACGCTGTTTACGCCCGGCGCGCTAGTGACCGCCAGCCAGACCGACCCCTTGACGACCATCCAGCAACTCGACCCCATCTATGTCGACGTGACGCAGTCCAGCTCGCAGATCATGGCCCTGCGCCGGTCGCTCGCCGCGGGCAAGACATTGGCGGCCAGCGCGGTCATTCGTCTCAAACTGGACGACGGCACCGACTATCCGCAGGAAGGCCGGATTGAGTTTGCCGAGCCGATCGTCGACGTCAACAGCGGTACGGTAACGTTGCGCGCGCGCTTCCCCAATCCCGATGGGCTGTTGATGCCCGGCATGTTCGTGCGCGTCGTCGCGCCCCAATCCGTGGTGCCCGGCGCCATCCTCGCGCCGCAACAGGGCATCAATCGCGATCCCAAGGGGAATGCGACCGTGTTGATCGTCAACAAGGCGAACAAGGTCGAACGCCGCACCGTCACTGCAGCCCAGGCGATCGGCGACAAATGGCTGATCACCGCGGGTCTCAAGACCGGCGACCGCCTGATCGTGGAGGGTACGGACAAGGTGAAGCCCAACGATGTGGTGAAGCCCGTCGCCGTCAAGACAGCGAAGTAG
- a CDS encoding response regulator transcription factor — MADPSFLRPATVLVVDDDADIRDLILGQLRQENYRLLGASNLAELRQTLRDEAIDLIVLDLNLPDGDGLSLCRELRADGSDVQIIMVTARSSAIDRVLGLELGADDYLTKPFEPRELLVRIRNLLRRARNNSAARASATMRYAHVGPWRVDLVQRRLVAPDDRLVMLSSAEFRLLSRFIDEPNVVLDRETLLPERRATAAFDRSIDLQISRLRHKLSTLAGGEDLILTVRGEGYVLACTVDHS; from the coding sequence ATGGCCGATCCTTCATTCCTGCGTCCCGCCACGGTGCTGGTGGTCGATGACGATGCCGATATTCGCGACCTGATCCTGGGGCAGTTGCGGCAGGAAAATTATCGTCTGCTGGGCGCATCCAATCTGGCCGAATTGCGCCAGACGTTGCGCGACGAGGCGATCGACCTTATCGTGCTCGACCTTAATTTGCCCGATGGCGACGGTCTGTCGCTATGCCGCGAGTTGCGCGCGGACGGGTCGGACGTGCAGATCATCATGGTGACCGCGCGCAGCAGTGCGATCGACCGGGTGCTGGGGTTGGAACTGGGCGCGGACGACTATCTGACCAAGCCGTTCGAACCGCGGGAATTGCTGGTGCGTATCCGCAACCTGCTGCGCCGCGCCCGCAACAATTCAGCCGCGCGCGCCAGCGCCACCATGCGCTATGCCCATGTCGGGCCATGGCGGGTCGATCTGGTGCAGCGCCGACTGGTCGCGCCGGACGACCGGCTGGTGATGCTGTCATCCGCCGAGTTCCGGTTGCTCAGTCGCTTCATCGACGAACCCAATGTCGTGCTGGATCGCGAAACCTTGCTGCCCGAACGGCGCGCGACGGCCGCGTTCGATCGTTCGATCGATCTGCAGATCAGCCGGTTGCGGCATAAATTATCGACCCTGGCGGGCGGCGAAGACCTGATCCTGACGGTGCGGGGCGAAGGCTATGTCCTGGCCTGCACGGTGGATCATTCATGA
- a CDS encoding ATP-binding protein, which yields MIGKTARRALAFFRSMAGQIFLILTLGMSIAAIIALLVAEQTRQRDFERVRRQRVVASATDIMDRLRHDPTRIEPMLAARRIMGAYVAPDGVALTEPDTAMEEMLTDRLGASTDPEAGQVPIGLCFPRPSNLEQKAAGLIGAPRPDCWIVRLTDIYGQRRSMALSFPHIVKPQSTIFNPLYLIVIVAASAGLAILVARIVSKPLRRLEQAAEAFSLSLDPEEIPERGPEEVRAALSTFNLMQRRARAGFAERTQLLAAISHDLQTPLTRLRLRLELVDNEELRARLLQDHQAMQTLVREGLDLASSIEAREEWSSLDIDSLLTSMAEDAEDLGAPVRFVSGCGGTVRVKPNALTRCIANLVDNAVKYGGSADISCARAHGRLLIHVRDHGPGIPADQLDQMFEPFTRGASSQPGGRHGTGIGLTISRSLAMSFEGSVRLRNADDGGLIATIDMKA from the coding sequence ATGATCGGCAAGACGGCCCGGCGCGCGCTGGCCTTTTTCCGCTCGATGGCGGGGCAGATATTCCTGATCCTGACGCTGGGCATGTCGATCGCGGCGATCATCGCGCTTCTGGTGGCCGAACAGACACGGCAGCGTGATTTCGAGCGGGTGCGCCGCCAGCGCGTCGTCGCCAGCGCCACCGATATCATGGACCGGTTGCGGCATGATCCAACCCGCATCGAACCGATGCTGGCGGCGCGGCGCATCATGGGCGCCTATGTCGCGCCTGACGGGGTTGCGTTGACCGAACCGGACACGGCGATGGAGGAGATGCTGACGGATCGGCTTGGCGCTTCGACCGATCCGGAAGCCGGGCAAGTGCCGATCGGCCTTTGCTTTCCGCGGCCTTCGAACCTGGAGCAGAAGGCAGCCGGCCTGATCGGCGCGCCACGTCCGGACTGCTGGATCGTGCGCCTGACCGACATTTATGGGCAACGCCGATCGATGGCGCTCAGCTTTCCGCACATCGTCAAGCCGCAAAGTACGATATTCAACCCGCTCTATCTGATCGTCATCGTCGCCGCATCAGCCGGGCTGGCGATCCTGGTGGCGCGGATCGTGTCGAAACCATTGCGCCGGTTGGAACAGGCCGCCGAGGCCTTTTCCCTGTCGCTAGATCCCGAAGAAATACCCGAGCGCGGACCGGAGGAAGTGCGGGCTGCGCTATCCACCTTCAACCTGATGCAGCGCCGCGCCCGCGCTGGCTTTGCCGAAAGGACTCAGTTGCTCGCGGCGATCAGCCATGATCTGCAAACCCCGCTGACACGGTTGCGGCTGCGGCTGGAACTGGTGGATAATGAGGAGTTGCGTGCGCGTTTGTTGCAGGATCACCAAGCGATGCAGACGCTGGTGCGCGAAGGGCTTGACCTGGCCAGCAGCATCGAAGCGCGGGAGGAATGGTCTTCGCTCGATATCGATTCCCTGCTGACCAGCATGGCCGAGGATGCCGAGGATCTGGGCGCGCCGGTGCGCTTCGTCAGCGGTTGCGGCGGCACGGTGCGGGTCAAGCCCAACGCCCTGACGCGCTGCATCGCCAATCTGGTCGACAATGCCGTGAAATATGGCGGGAGCGCGGACATTAGTTGCGCGCGCGCGCATGGCCGCCTGCTCATTCATGTGCGCGATCATGGCCCAGGCATTCCCGCCGACCAACTCGACCAGATGTTCGAGCCTTTCACGCGCGGCGCCAGCAGTCAACCGGGCGGACGGCACGGCACTGGGATCGGCCTGACCATCAGCCGATCGCTGGCGATGAGTTTCGAGGGGTCGGTGCGGTTGCGCAATGCCGACGATGGCGGGTTGATCGCCACCATCGATATGAAAGCCTAG
- a CDS encoding DUF3325 family protein, which translates to MSAKRARARPPPGRPRMMLTIGLLYLSLFALVARMQRHRPVLLDAWQRRPFTAHLELAGWTLFGLSLLSLALWRDIGMALVAWIGLLPLLAGALLLGMTYRPAFTRAAVPIAAALTVAGLLV; encoded by the coding sequence ATGTCGGCGAAGCGCGCCCGCGCCCGTCCGCCGCCGGGTCGCCCCCGCATGATGCTGACCATCGGCCTGCTCTATCTGTCGCTCTTCGCGCTGGTGGCCCGGATGCAACGGCACCGCCCGGTCCTGCTTGACGCCTGGCAACGCAGGCCATTCACCGCCCATCTGGAACTGGCCGGGTGGACCCTGTTTGGTCTGTCGCTGCTCAGCCTGGCTCTTTGGCGGGACATTGGCATGGCGTTGGTCGCCTGGATCGGCCTGCTGCCGCTATTGGCGGGCGCGCTGTTGCTGGGCATGACCTACCGCCCGGCCTTTACGCGCGCAGCTGTGCCGATCGCGGCGGCTCTGACGGTCGCAGGATTGCTGGTCTAG
- a CDS encoding PepSY-associated TM helix domain-containing protein, whose protein sequence is MSAASAMVRDGTRQAMAWLHGWAGLLLGHILFIMCLAGTLSVFKPEIGRWMRPEVSGQADPARAIIAATDWLSTHTAGSTGWYLSAPDGRSNVVEASYDSGGAYLSRALDPVSGAPVPRDTLGGEFFYRLHFELELPYPWGRLLASLAAMLMLVAIVTGIIAHKRFFKDIFTFRPAKGQRSWLDGHNALGVLSLPFHIMITFTGLLTLASLNMPWGIAAGYGTDVTTLYTDLTPGAVSRVASGTKAPLAPIGPMLTQAQRYFQGAAVSRVYIFNPGDAAAVVTVYPVETGAIGNLPAEVSFDGATGKLIKAWTENRAAVRTYQTVYGLHMAHFAPIVTRWLYFLGGAMLTLAIASGMVLWIVKRRERAPLSIGNRLLERLNVGGLAGVPIGMAAFLIANRLLPLGLTARAETEVSVALYSAGAALLGGLVLPPALGWPILLSLLAASCAFAAALGPIWAGDAVVLTGNMLLTATAVSLGLLVWKQQCRRSAPAPVRRRVAPA, encoded by the coding sequence ATGAGCGCAGCGTCGGCCATGGTGCGCGACGGCACGCGGCAGGCGATGGCTTGGCTGCATGGCTGGGCCGGACTGCTGCTGGGCCATATTCTCTTCATCATGTGCCTGGCCGGGACGCTGAGCGTCTTCAAGCCGGAAATCGGTCGATGGATGCGGCCGGAGGTTAGCGGACAGGCCGATCCGGCGCGCGCCATCATCGCCGCGACCGACTGGCTATCGACGCATACGGCCGGATCGACCGGCTGGTATCTCTCCGCACCCGATGGACGGTCCAACGTGGTTGAGGCGAGCTATGACAGCGGCGGCGCCTATCTTAGCCGTGCGCTCGATCCGGTCAGCGGTGCACCAGTACCGCGCGACACGCTGGGCGGCGAATTTTTCTACCGCCTGCATTTCGAACTGGAACTCCCCTATCCCTGGGGCCGGTTGCTGGCATCGCTGGCGGCGATGCTGATGCTGGTGGCAATCGTCACCGGCATCATCGCGCACAAGCGCTTCTTCAAGGATATCTTCACCTTCCGCCCCGCCAAGGGCCAACGGTCCTGGCTCGACGGCCATAATGCGCTGGGTGTCCTGTCCCTGCCCTTCCATATCATGATCACCTTTACCGGGCTGCTGACGTTGGCATCGCTCAACATGCCTTGGGGCATTGCGGCGGGCTATGGCACCGATGTCACGACGCTCTATACCGACCTGACCCCCGGCGCGGTCAGCCGGGTAGCGAGCGGGACCAAGGCGCCGCTGGCCCCGATCGGCCCGATGCTCACACAAGCGCAACGCTATTTCCAGGGTGCAGCAGTCAGCCGGGTCTATATCTTCAATCCGGGGGATGCCGCTGCGGTGGTGACCGTCTATCCCGTTGAAACCGGGGCGATCGGCAACCTGCCTGCCGAAGTCAGCTTCGACGGCGCGACCGGCAAGCTGATCAAGGCCTGGACGGAAAATCGCGCAGCCGTGCGCACCTACCAGACCGTCTATGGACTGCACATGGCGCATTTCGCGCCGATAGTGACCCGGTGGCTCTATTTTCTGGGCGGCGCGATGCTGACGCTGGCGATCGCGAGCGGGATGGTCTTGTGGATCGTGAAACGCCGCGAACGCGCACCGCTGTCGATCGGCAACCGGCTGCTGGAACGGCTGAATGTCGGGGGGCTGGCTGGCGTGCCGATCGGCATGGCAGCTTTCCTGATCGCGAACCGTTTGCTGCCACTGGGCCTGACGGCGCGTGCGGAAACCGAAGTGTCGGTCGCGCTCTATAGTGCCGGCGCAGCGCTGTTGGGGGGGCTGGTCCTGCCGCCCGCGCTGGGCTGGCCGATCCTGCTAAGCCTGCTGGCGGCATCATGCGCCTTTGCCGCCGCCCTGGGGCCGATCTGGGCAGGCGATGCCGTCGTCCTGACCGGCAACATGCTGCTGACGGCGACAGCGGTTTCGCTCGGCTTGCTGGTCTGGAAGCAGCAATGTCGGCGAAGCGCGCCCGCGCCCGTCCGCCGCCGGGTCGCCCCCGCATGA
- a CDS encoding ketohydroxyglutarate aldolase, giving the protein MPANRRNARHGWPYRANVALRTIAGTAGAYGVAALAAAALARTLPMARVEAVTIATMIAYLVAPAVTIWAFLARGPWRAVAGVLLAALLLGGIAWMAGQPI; this is encoded by the coding sequence GTGCCCGCCAATCGCCGTAACGCGCGCCACGGTTGGCCCTATCGCGCCAATGTCGCGTTGCGCACGATCGCCGGGACGGCGGGCGCCTATGGCGTCGCCGCGCTTGCCGCTGCGGCGCTGGCCCGCACCTTGCCAATGGCGCGGGTGGAGGCGGTGACGATCGCGACGATGATCGCCTATCTCGTCGCGCCCGCCGTCACCATCTGGGCCTTCCTGGCGCGCGGACCATGGCGTGCGGTCGCGGGCGTTCTACTGGCGGCATTGCTGCTGGGCGGCATCGCTTGGATGGCGGGACAGCCGATATGA
- a CDS encoding TonB-dependent receptor, protein MRGFLTATALASIFVSIPALAQNNSATDDNGISDIIVTAQRRDENLQKSALAVSVLGGDNLIRAGVSQAQDLSRLVPALKLSAAGGGGTQITIRGIGSFVGNPFAEPGVAINLDGVYLPRSSGPTGLYYDLERVEVLKGPQGTLYGRNATAGAVNIITRKPKEEWQLRANLDAGNYGKMRGELAINVPIRGVGGVRVAGVVSRQDGYFKDGYGNDDTNAVRGQFNYDQGGPFTLLLSADYAHVGGKGVGGVFAVSETGFVSSDPRLGATLDGSNAILQAVSNQISGGANPNLLPRFKTDGFIDVTNWGVSATANYDFGKAALTVTPAYRKNENHYLHYNAGYPVGSDEYSKATSVEARLASTDKSAALQWLVGGYYFDEDLNFELRPYQGVAYGVTRPVLNTRSYAAFGQLSYALADALRVTGGLRYTDEKKTMDGELGFQNPARGPGFPVNFLPLTGRISDSSLTWKGGVEFDAGPASLIYASVATGFKAGGFFASQPPNTAKPEKLIAYTLGTKNRFFGNSLQINAEAFLWKYRDKQVTHIGPIQPFGFNLITENAGRAQVYGIEADIIWQPSPNDRLSANAQYLQSEYKDFVYTQSTVTGPPQTACAISPLSATSVSVDCSGRELPRAPKWTLNLAYLHSFEIGTGHLDALVGTRIESRSVIGEEYLAGQYQKGYMLSNASLTWRGAEDRYSVSVYIDNIEDEVVKTSSFVQPVVGLPVVTLAAPRTYGVRLGFDF, encoded by the coding sequence ATGAGAGGATTTCTGACAGCGACGGCGCTTGCGAGCATTTTCGTAAGCATACCGGCGCTTGCACAAAATAATAGCGCCACGGACGATAATGGCATCAGCGATATCATCGTGACGGCGCAACGCCGCGATGAAAATCTGCAAAAGTCGGCCTTGGCGGTCAGCGTCTTGGGTGGCGACAACCTGATACGGGCTGGCGTCAGTCAGGCGCAGGATTTGAGCAGGCTGGTGCCAGCGCTAAAACTATCCGCCGCCGGTGGAGGTGGCACGCAGATCACGATCCGGGGCATCGGCAGCTTCGTCGGCAATCCATTCGCCGAGCCTGGCGTCGCGATCAACCTGGACGGCGTCTATCTGCCCCGTTCGAGCGGTCCGACCGGCCTTTATTATGATCTGGAGCGCGTCGAAGTGCTCAAAGGGCCGCAGGGCACGCTATATGGACGCAATGCGACGGCAGGCGCGGTCAATATCATCACCCGCAAGCCGAAGGAGGAATGGCAGCTGCGCGCCAATCTGGACGCCGGTAATTATGGCAAGATGCGTGGCGAACTGGCGATCAACGTGCCTATCCGCGGTGTCGGAGGTGTGCGGGTCGCGGGCGTCGTGTCGCGGCAGGACGGCTATTTCAAGGACGGCTACGGCAACGACGACACCAACGCCGTGCGCGGCCAGTTTAATTATGATCAGGGTGGCCCCTTCACGCTATTGCTGAGCGCCGATTACGCCCATGTCGGCGGCAAAGGCGTCGGCGGCGTGTTCGCGGTTTCGGAGACGGGTTTCGTGTCCTCCGATCCCCGTCTGGGCGCCACGCTGGACGGGTCCAATGCTATCCTGCAAGCCGTATCCAATCAGATCAGCGGTGGGGCAAACCCCAATCTGCTGCCCCGGTTCAAGACCGACGGTTTTATCGATGTGACCAATTGGGGCGTCAGTGCGACCGCCAATTATGATTTCGGCAAGGCTGCGCTGACGGTCACGCCCGCTTATCGCAAGAATGAGAACCATTATCTCCACTATAATGCCGGTTACCCGGTCGGATCGGACGAATATAGCAAGGCGACATCGGTCGAGGCGCGACTGGCATCGACCGACAAGAGCGCCGCGCTCCAATGGCTGGTCGGGGGCTATTATTTCGACGAGGATCTGAATTTCGAACTGCGCCCCTATCAGGGTGTCGCCTATGGCGTGACGCGCCCGGTGCTAAACACGCGCAGCTATGCCGCGTTCGGCCAGCTGAGCTATGCGCTGGCCGACGCGCTGCGCGTGACCGGCGGATTGCGCTATACCGACGAAAAGAAGACGATGGACGGCGAATTGGGCTTTCAGAACCCTGCACGCGGGCCAGGCTTTCCAGTGAATTTCCTGCCGCTGACGGGACGGATCAGCGACAGCAGCCTGACATGGAAGGGCGGCGTGGAATTTGACGCGGGACCAGCTTCGCTCATCTACGCCAGCGTCGCGACCGGCTTCAAGGCGGGCGGTTTCTTCGCCTCGCAGCCGCCCAATACCGCCAAGCCGGAAAAGCTGATCGCGTACACGTTGGGCACCAAGAACCGCTTCTTTGGCAACAGCCTGCAAATCAATGCCGAAGCCTTCCTCTGGAAATATCGGGACAAACAGGTCACCCATATCGGACCGATCCAGCCTTTCGGATTCAATCTGATCACCGAAAATGCCGGTCGAGCGCAAGTCTATGGCATCGAGGCGGATATTATCTGGCAACCTAGTCCCAACGATCGCCTGTCCGCCAATGCGCAATATCTGCAATCCGAATATAAGGATTTCGTCTATACGCAGAGCACGGTCACCGGACCGCCACAGACGGCCTGCGCGATTTCACCCCTGTCGGCGACATCGGTCAGCGTGGATTGTAGCGGTCGCGAATTGCCGCGAGCGCCCAAATGGACGCTGAACCTTGCCTATCTACATAGCTTCGAGATCGGGACCGGTCATCTCGACGCGCTGGTCGGCACCCGGATCGAAAGCCGATCGGTCATCGGCGAAGAATATTTGGCGGGCCAATATCAGAAGGGCTATATGCTCTCGAACGCGAGCCTGACCTGGCGCGGCGCTGAAGATCGCTATTCGGTCAGCGTCTATATCGACAATATCGAGGATGAAGTCGTCAAGACCAGTTCCTTTGTACAGCCGGTCGTCGGCCTTCCGGTCGTGACGCTGGCTGCGCCGCGGACCTATGGCGTGCGGCTCGGCTTCGATTTCTGA